In Zetaproteobacteria bacterium, a single genomic region encodes these proteins:
- a CDS encoding hydrogenase: MRQIGRCGQLTEPLPPSDRFSLLGERLQQEVR; encoded by the coding sequence TTGCGTCAGATCGGTCGCTGCGGGCAGCTGACCGAGCCCTTGCCCCCGTCGGATCGCTTCTCCCTGCTCGGCGAGCGGCTGCAGCAGGAGGTCCGC